From a single Sander vitreus isolate 19-12246 chromosome 2, sanVit1, whole genome shotgun sequence genomic region:
- the LOC144532150 gene encoding uncharacterized protein LOC144532150, translating to MLLYLLLLAGCFSRSSTDTPTFNVLQNTMATLPCPHKGDVTWSRYIHGSRVILVTIKNGKEKMSDKRYGSLADNSLVIRNVTSFDTTLYLCNQTQVYLNVTTPPNTGAPRAGSVIVTQRNDGLGFGIEPDAENQQPSDFWKVAVGVAVGAAVGAVMVLLGILTLRFCFKNRTERSTRDNNLDKSVTGEAIYEEIEASEEQPRGRDSYFESPYYWTSISEPASTSTPPSNNLYSAVNKPTAKGRSGGECVYSLAQNPLQTGGVSK from the exons ATGTTGCTCTATCTGCTACTCCTCGCTGGATGTTTCTCTCGCAGCTCTACTG ACACACCTACATTTAATGTGCTGCAGAACACAATGGCTACTCTTCCCTGTCCTCATAAGGGGGATGTAACATGGAGCCGCTACATACATGGCAGCCGCGTGATTCTGGTCACTATCAAAAATGGCAAAGAGAAAATGTCTGACAAACGCTACGGCTCTCTGGCAGACAACTCCCTGGTAATAAGAAATGTTACATCCTTTGATACGACATTGTATTTGTGTAATCAAACACAAGTATATCTGAATGTGACAACTCCTCCCAACACGGGGGCCCCAAGAGCTGGAAGTGTAATAGTCACACAGAGAAACGACGGACTGGGTTTCGGCATTGAACCAGACGCAGAGAACCAACAACCCTCAGACTTTTGGAAAGTGGCTGTCGGTGTAGCTGTCGGTGCAGCCGTCGGTGCTGTGATGGTGCTTTTGGGGATCTTAACTCTGAGATTCTGCTTCAAAAACAGAACGGAGAGAAGCACTCGCGACAACAACTTGGACAAAAGTGTCACCGGCGAGGCGATTTATGAGGAGATTGAAGCCAGCGAGGAGCAGCCGAGAGGGAGggactcttattttgaaagtccGTACTACTGGACGAGCATCAGTGAGCCGGCGAGCACCTCCACGCCACCCAGTAATAATCTGTACAGCGCTGTTAACAAGCCAACAGCTAAAGGACGCAGCGGTGGGGAGTGTGTTTATTCCCTCGCCCAAAACCCACTACAGACGGGAGGTGTCAGTAAATAA
- the LOC144532159 gene encoding uncharacterized protein LOC144532159, with the protein MLLYLLLLLAGRFGLSLNDTPTFNVLQNTMATLPCPHKGDVTWSRYIHGSRVILVTIKNGKEEISDKRYGSLADNSLVIRHVTSFDTALYLCNQTQVHLNVTTPPNTGAPRAGSVIVTQRNDGLGFGIEPDAENQQPSDFWKVAVGAAVGAAVGVAVGVAVGVAVGAVMVLLGILTLRFCFKNRMERSTRDNNLDKSVTGEAIYEEMKAYEDQPRGRDSYFESAEHLHATQ; encoded by the exons ATGTTGCtctatctcctcctcctcctcgctggACGCTTCGGTCTCAGCTTGAACG ACACACCTACATTTAATGTGCTGCAGAACACAATGGCTACTCTTCCCTGTCCTCATAAGGGGGATGTAACATGGAGCCGCTACATACATGGCAGCCGCGTGATTCTGGTCACTATCAAAAATGGCAAAGAGGAAATATCTGACAAACGCTACGGCTCTCTGGCAGACAACTCCCTGGTAATAAGACATGTTACATCCTTTGATACGGCATTGTATTTGTGTAATCAAACACAAGTACATCTGAATGTGACAACTCCTCCCAACACGGGGGCCCCAAGAGCTGGAAGTGTAATAGTCACACAGAGAAACGACGGACTGGGTTTCGGCATTGAACCAGACGCAGAGAACCAACAACCCTCAGACTTTTGGAAAGTGGCTGTCGGTGCAGCTGTCGGTGCAGCTGTCGGTGTAGCTGTTGGTGTAGCTGTCGGTGTAGCTGTTGGTGCTGTGATGGTGCTTTTGGGGATCTTAACTCTGAGATTCTGCTTCAAAAACAGAATGGAGAGAAGCACTCGCGACAACAACTTGGACAAAAGTGTCACCGGCGAGGCGATTTATGAGGAGATGAAAGCCTACGAGGATCAGCCGAGAGGGAGggactcttattttgaaagtgccGAGCACCTCCACGCCACCCAGTAA